The Oscillatoria acuminata PCC 6304 genomic interval GATCGCTCCTGTAACAGGGTCTGTAAACGATTCAAACCATACTCAATTTCTGCACTGGTGAGGTCTCGGTCCAGGTTATCACTAAACAGAGGGCGTCCCCCCAATCGACTAAATAGGGCTGGAACTGTGATATCATCCCGTTCCGCCAGTCCTGCGGTGGCCTCACACAAGGCCAAATCCACCTGTCCCGACTGTCGCAATTGTTGGTAAAAACTGCCGGTGAGGGCCAAGGCAGTTTTTACCGTGACAGGTTCACTCATGGCGATCGCCGCAGGCATCCCCAACTCCCGGACCAATCGCTGTCCTAATCCGCCTAATCCCGCTTCCGCATCAGGACTGGCGGTTTCGCAGCTACAAAGGAAGGTAAAGTGAGGCAATCCTTTGGGTCCATTTAAGTCCGCTAACCGTTGCAACAAGCGAGTTGCCGTCACGGGTTCCACTTGATTCTGGGCATTGGCCCAATACAGCACAGTTTCACCCCCCGCGATCGCCTTGCCATGACAGACAAAGTGCAGGAGACTATAGCGCGTTTCTCGCTTCGTGAGTTGCTCACAAAGCGCATCTAAAGTTGGCAATCCCACGGCCCCCGGGAGATGGGCCAAAACATCGCAGGGAATCTCTCCCAACGCTTGTTTCACGCCATCCACGGCATTCTGAACATCAAAAGGCGCTAATCGAAATCGGTCTAAGGAGTCGGGACTGGCAACGAGCACTAACGCCCGCAAATCCCGATTTCCGATGGGGGGAAAGCGCCGTTCGGTAATGGCGGGAATGTATAGAGACAACAAGACACGCTGATTCGTCGCCAACAGTCGCCAGGTATCGTCAATGGGGGCGCAGAGTCTTTCCCAGCGCAGGGTTCGGACTTCTAAATCTGTTGCTTCGATAAAGAGTAAGACCCGCAAGGGTTCTTCGCTTTCGTATAACGCCCCCACAAAGGCATCCCGTATTTCATCTTGAAAGAGTGCGGCCCCTAATGTGCGACCATAGTCTCGGGGCCGTTTTTGCAAGCGAATCAGTTCCTGGAGGGTCTCGGGGGTCAGTTGCAGCAACCCTTCCGATCGCTGGGGTAAGAGTTGCTGCGATCGGCTATATTTGACCACAATCGGCCAGCGATCGGCATTTTTGCGTTGGATCGTAATCTCAAAAACATTCATATATTCAACTCAGGTAGACGACTAGAAACCCCAGGCAGAGGACTAGAAACCGGGTTTCTAACCCAAATTTTGCCAAGTAGCAGTAATTGAGTTAAGAAACCCGGTTTCTGAACCCCTAGAAAAGGACTAGAAAAGGACTACTGCAATTTTGTAAAACCTCTACCCTGACCCGGATCAATCCCCTGCCTTCTGCTTGAGCACCAGTAAGGTAATATCATCATAAACTTTTTGTTGACCAATATATCCCTTAACATCTGCAATCACGGCCTGTTGAATATCATCGGCGGATTTGTGACAATTTTGCTGGACTACCTCAATTAACCGTTCTAATCCGTATTCTTGCTTATCCAGATTCCACGCTTCCGTAATCCCATCGGTGTAGAGGACCACCACATCCCCGGGATTTAACTCGACTCGGGCGGTGGTGACAAACTCGGCCATTTCTTCCACCATTGCGATGGGAAATCCTAAATCAAGGGTATCAATTCGTTCCACTGTTCCTCCCGATCGCACCACGAGCACTTCTTCATGTTGTCCACTGATTTGCAAGACGCCATCGGCATAATCCAACAATGCCAAAGTCATGGTTTTATCACAATTCATCCGTCGGGCATTATGATAAACCGTACGATTCAGAACATCTAAAAATTCCTGAGGATTTGTAAAATTCCCTTCCAATAAACTCCGGACTACGGTTTGAGCCATAATCATTAACACCCCACTTTCTAACCCATGTCCCGTCACATCTCCGATGCCAATTTTCACCCGGTCCTGATATTGCAGCACATCATAATAATCCCCACCGACTTCTTCTGCGGGTTCCATAAATCCAGCAATCTCTAACCCGGAAATCGCATTGAGTTCTGCCTGTTTCGGTAAAATCATTTGTTGCAGGCGACGGGTAACATCTAATTCCGCTGCCATGCGAACATTGTCCGCTTTTAGGCGATCGTTCAAAATAGTAATTTCCTCATTTGCTTGAGCCAATTCAGCGGTCCGTTCCTCTACTTTTTGCTCTAAGGTACGGTACAACAGGGCATTTTCAAGAGAGATAGCAGCTTGGGAGGCTAAGACTTGCAGAACTTCTAGGCGATCGCTCGTAAAGGCATCGGTGGTTAAGTTATTTTCAAAATAGAGAATTCCCGTCAGTTTCCCTTGATGACGAATCGTGGTACAGAGGACCGATTTCGGTTGATGTTCCAGAATATAAGGGTCTTGAGTAAACAGTCCCTCCCTTGTCGCATTATTTAACACCACATCCGACTGAGTTTTGGCTACATAATTGACAATCGCGGAGGAAATATCCTGGCATTCTTCTACGGGAATCGATTGTAAAACTATCCTTTTTTCCCCAGAAACCACCGCTGCTTCAACGGTTAATTGGTCTTCAGTTTGTAAAATCAAAAAGGCTTTAGATGCACCGGCATTCTCTTGGAGAATATGAATTAATTTTTCCAGCATCTTGCTGAGGACAATTTCGCTGGAAAATGCTTCCGAGGCTTTCATTACCGTAAACAAATCCAGGGAACTGCCGCGACTGCTTCCAGTCGTGGAGTTAACAGTTTGGAATGAATCCATCGATGAACCGGATGGGCCACCCCTGCGTAAAAATTTAGGATATTTCGTTTCTAACTGTTGAACCTTGGCGCTTGCACCCCATTTTGTGTAATTGTAAGCAGCTTCTCGGATATAAACCTTGCCGACTTCATCCCACCCTTTGCGGAAATAAAACTGCGCCGCCAATTCATTTGCGAGGGCTTCATTTTGCGTGAATCCTGATGCTTTTGCCTGGGCGATCGCCTGCCGGTAAAGTTCCATCGCTTCCAGTTCTTTCCCCGAAAGTCGCGCCATTTCAGCGGACACCAACAGGAGTTTGTCCTGGTAATTTTCTGGGCAGTTTTCGGTCCAGATTTGGAGTTGTTGCTGCTGTTTTTCCAGAAGAGTCCAATACTCTTCCTGTTTGGTTTTCGATGCAGTGGAATAAACCGCCGCTAATACCAAACCATAATAAAACCGATGTTTTGTTTGGTAGAAAAACCCAAAATTACCCGGAACAAGGGGGTCCGCTTCCTGACACACGACTAGGGCTTCTTCATAGCGTTCAAAGGTATATAAAAACTGGGTTTTTAAGTAAAAGTACCAGTTCACACCACTGACTAAATTTCCCTCGCGCCACAACCGCAATCCCTCCACTTCATCAAACTCATCCTCAATCCCCTGAAACTGATTGATGACGTGCTGCAAATTTAGGCAAGCGTACAGGAGACTCTGATAATTGGTCTGGCGAATGATGAGAACGAACTTATCAGCTTCTTTGACAACTTCTGGCAGACTGTCTCCAATTTCTAACCGGGTCCAAAGTTTCAAGAACAAAGCCCATGCCCCATAAATGATATCCCCGACTGACCGGCAAATCAAGTAAGAGCGGTCATAGAGGGCCAGATTAGTCCTGAAGGGTTTCCGGTACGGATTGACACCATTACAAAACAAATTAATCACCTTGCCGCCAAACATAGAAATCTTGGATTTGTCCAGCAGTTTTAAGGCCAATTCTCCAAATTCATACCCGGTTTGATAGTTATTTTGTAGCGCCAGCATCAATCCGTAAGCTGAGTAACCAAAGGCGGTGGTTTCCGCACGACCAAACGTTAAGGAAAGCCTGGTCATGGTTAACATAGACCAGACATTATAATTGATGTAACCGCCACCAAATGCAGACCCCCACAAGTTGCCTAACAGGGTCATGCAGACCTGTTTTTCCGGGTCTTCCATCGGGGGTCGGTGCAGGAGTTCAGCAATATTAACTCCCGTCAGATTGGCTTGCACTTCCTGCATTTGAATGCCGATCGCCGTTTGCAATTCTTCCTCGGTTTCCGGTCCCTCTAACCCCATCAGCTTCATCCCCGCTAATCCCGCTTGCACCGATTCCAAAAATTGCTCTTGGATCATGGTTAGCAACACCAGAAGGTTATAAATTTCCGCCCGGTCAAATTTATCAACGACTCGCTCTAATAAAATGCTAAATAGCTCGTCTGACTCCTGAAAATTGCCAGCTAGATACTCACATTCCGCTAGTTCTCGATATAAGGGAAACGTGATTTTATAAGCCGTTTCCCAAGCAGTTTCTGGCAATAAAGACCGGGAAATCGTCAAATGTTTGACGGCTGCTTGGTAGGCAGTAGAATCTTTCGCTTTTTTGCCCGCTAGACTATTCAATCGAGCGATTTCTAATTTAAACTCAGGGTCAACAATCGACTCGCGACCCGCATTCAAATGGGTCACAATGTCAAATATTTTAGACTCTAACTCATCAGAACCCGTGTGACTGAGAAGTAACTGGCCAATTTGTAAGTGAGTATTAGACCGTTCTGATTCCGGAATTAAAGAGTAGGCCGCCTGTTGGACGCGATCGTGTAGAAACTTATATTCTATACTAAAATCGCTATCTTCTAAAGATGCCGCAGTTTCTTCACTACTTTCCGGTAAAAAACTGTAATTCTTGCTGGAAAAAATGAATCCTTCCCGCACTGCTGGCCACAAATCCCGGGCGACTGTAATCTGGGACTGTTCCCGGACCACCGCCAAAGTTTTCAAATCAAAACTATTCCCAATACAAGCGGCTATCTTCAAACTTTCCTGGACCATCGGGGCCAGTTTCTGAATCTTTTGGGTCATTAATTCGACCACATTATCCGTCATCCCCACCGCTTGAATTTGGTCCATTTCCCAGGACCATGCACCCTTGCTCTCACCATAATGAAAGGTTAACAGATGATGATCATAAAGCGACTTAAGTAACTGGTTTATAAAAAATGGATTTCCTTGAGTTTTTTGGGCAATTAACTCTGCCAGGGGCAGGCTTTTCTTTGCAGAACAGTGCAGAGTATCTGCAATCAATTCATTGATATGTTCTAACTTCAGCGGTTGCAGTTCTATCTCATTAATAATGGCTCCCTGTTCCTCCATTTGTTCGATCGCCGAAGTTAATGGATGAGCCGCATCCACTTCATTATCCCGATAGGCCCCAATAATCAGTAAAGCCTGACTTTCTGAAGCAGTGGCTAATCGTTGAATCAGCTTCAAAGAAGCCAAATCCACCCACTGCAAATCATCCAAAAATAGTACAAGGGTATGTTCTTTTTGGGCAAAAACTGCAATAAACTTTTGAAACAGTAAATTAAATCGGTTTTGAGTTTCCGTTGGCGGCAGTTCCGGAACCGGAGGCTGTTCCCCAATCAGCAACTCTAATTCCGGAATCACATCCGTAATTACCTGTCCTTCCGTTCCTAACGCTTCGATAATCCGCTGTTGCCACCGCGCCAATCGTTCCGGGGTTTCCGTTAAAATTTGACGAATCAGATTTTGAAAGGCTTGAATCAGAGATTGATAGGGAATATCTCGGTTAAATTGGTCAAATTTACCCGAGATAAAATAGCCCCGTTGTTGGGCGATCGGTTTGTGAATTTCTTGAACAATTACCGACTTACCAATTCCGGAAAACCCTGACACTAACATCAGTTCGATTCCCGTCCCAGCGGTTTCTGGAGTGGCTGCACTTGGGGACGTTCCGCTAACTCGTGCAAAAGCCGCCATTAATGCTGCAATTTCCGCTTCTCTACCATACAGTTTTTGCGAGATTTGGAATTTTTCCGAGGTATCCTGTTCCCCGGGACTAAACCACTCAATCTCACCTGTTTCTCGCCATTGAGTCCAAGATTTTTCTAAATCATAGCTTAACCCATAAGCACTTTGATACCGCTCTTCTGCCGTCTTGGACAGCAATTTCATCACAATTGAACTGACCGCATTAGGAATTTCTGGATTAACTTGATGGGGGGGAATCGGTTGTTTGGCAATGTGAGCATGAACCATTTCCACCGGGTCCGTAGTCGGAAACGGAAGCTCCCCGGTGAGCAGTTGATAAAATGTAACGCCTAGAGAATAAAAGTCCGTGCGGTAGTCAATGGAGCGATTCATCCGCCCGGTTTGTTCCGGGGATATATAAGGCAGAGTCCCTTCAAGTAAATTCGGATTACTCAAAGTTTGGTGGGAACGTTCCAGACGAGTAGAAATGCCAAAATCGATGAGGGTCACTCGGAATGGATCGAAATTAACCACAATATTTTGTGGTTTAATATCTAAATGAATAATCGATTGTTTATGGATTTCTCCCAAACTTTTCGTAACGGGAATTGCAATTTTAAAAAAGGTTTCTAAATCCAGGTTTTGAGTAGACAGCAGTTGCTCCCCTGACCAAGGTCCAGCATCTTCCATCGTTAAGACCAAACCCCGACCCCAGGTTTCTAGGTGTAAGGGCTTAACAATGCCGGGGATATCCAACGGCTTGACAATTTCATATTGATGTCGGAATTTAGCAATTTCTGTCGGGGTGGGATATTCAGTTTTTAAGAATTTAAGAATTTCCGTCTGGACTTGGCCTTCTTTGCGGCCTCGACAAACAATCGTATGATTACTTTCGTGAATTTCTTCTAAGATTTCATAACCCGCAAAAGAGAGCATAGTTTTTTCTTGTCCAGTTAGTGGGTGTGGTTTTGCAATGGAAGTCGGATATCCGAGCTAAAATCAGGGTAACAGTTTTTCGGAGAAACGGGGAGGAATTGTCTCCTATCCTACTTTGCTAGGGAACTCCAACCCGTAACGTTTTTCCATCGGGTTCAAGCCAGATCTGGGTCCTATCCCCATCAGAACCCGGCGACCTTATCGAGTCCTTCTTAAAACTTATACCCTGACCCGGATCAATCCCCTGCCTTCTGCTTGAGTACCAGTAAGGTAATATCATCATAAACTTTTTGTTGACCAATATATCCCTTAACATCTGCAATCACGGCCTGTTGAATATCATCGGCGGATTTGTGACAATTTTGCTGGACTACCTCAATTAACCGTTCTAATCCGTATTCTTGCTTATCCAGATTCCACGCTTCCGTAATCCCATCGGTGTAGAGTACCACCACATCCCCGGGATTTAACTCGACTCGGGCGGTGGTGACAAACTCGGCCATTTCTTCCACCATTGCGATGGGAAATCCTAAATCAAGGGTATCAATTCGTTCCACTGTTCCTCCCGATCGCACCACGAGCACTTCTTCATGTTGTCCACTGATTTGCAAGACGCCATCGGCATAATCCAACAATGCCAAAGTCATGGTTTTATCACAATTCATCCGTCGGGCATTATGATAAACCGTACGATTCAGAACATCTAAAAATTCCTGAGGATTCGTAAAATTCCCTTCCAATAAACTCCGGACTACGGTTTGAGCCATAATCATCAACACCCCACTTTCTAACCCATGTCCCGTCACATCTCCGATGCCAATTTTCACCCGGTCCTGATATTGCAGCACATCATAATAATCCCCACCGACTTCTTCTGCGGGTTCCATAAATCCAGCAATCTCTAACCCGGAAATCGCATTGAGTTCTGCCTGTTTCGGTAAAATCATTTGTTGCAGGCGACGGGTAACATCTAATTCCGCTGCCATGCGAACATTGTCCGCTTTTAGGCGATCGTTCAAAATAGTAATTTCCTCATTTGCTTGAGCCAATTCAGCGGTCCGTTCCTCTACTTTTTGCTCTAAGGTACGGTACAACAGGGCATTTTCAAGAGAGATAGCAGCTTGGGAGGCTAAGACTTGCAGAACTTCTAGGCGATCGCCTGTAAAGGCATCGGTGGTTAAGTTATTTTCAAAATAGAGAATTCCCGTCAGTTTCCCTTGATGGCGAATCGTGGTACAGAGGACCGATTTCGGTTGATGTTCAAGAATATAAGGGTCTTGGGTAAACAGTCCCTCTCTTGTCGCATTATTTAACACCACATCAGACTGAGTTTTGGCTACATAATTGACAATCGCGGAGGAAATTTCCTGGCATTCTTCTACGGGAATCGATTGCAAAATCATCCTTTTTTCCCCAGAAACCACCGCTGCTTCAACGGTTAAGCGTTCTTCGGTTTTTAAAATTAAAAAGGCTTTAGATGCACCCGCATTCTCCTGGAGAATTAAAATTAACTTCTCCAGCATCTTGCTGAGGACAATTTCGCTGGAAAATGCTTCCGAGGCTTTCATTACCGTAAACAAATCCAGGGAACTGCCGCGACTGCTTCCCGTCGTGGAGTTAACGGTTTGGAACGAATCAATTGGTGAACCAGATTGGCCAGCCCTGCGTAAAAATTTAGGATATTTTGTTTCTAACTGTTGAACCTTGGCATCTGCACCCCATTTTGTGTAATTATAAGCGGCTTCTCGGATATAAACCTTGCCGACTTCATCCCACCCTTTGTGGAAATAAAACTGCGCCGCTAATTCATTCGCCAGGGCTTCATTTTGCGTGAATCCTGATTCTTTTGCCTGGGCGATCGCCTGCCGGTAAAGCTCCATCGCTTCCAGTTCTTTCCCAGAAATTCGCGCTATTTCCGCCGACACCAACAGGAATTTATCCTGATAATTTTCCGGGCAGTTCTCTGCCCAAACTTTGAGTTGCTGCTGCTGTTTTTCCAGAAGAGTCCAATACTCCTGTTGCTCAGTTTCTGATGCCGTGGGATAAACTGCAGCTAACACCAACCCATAATAAAATCGATGTTTCGTTTGGTAGAAAAAACCCAGGTTACCTGAGAACAATGGGTCGGCTTCCTGACAGATGGAGAGCGCTTCTTCATAGCGTTCAAAGGTATATAAAACCTGGGTTTTTAAATAATAGTACCAGTTCAACCAACTGATTAAATTGCCCTCGCGCCACAACCGTAATGCTTCCGCTTCATCAAACTCATCCTCAATCCCCTGAAACTGATTGATGACGTGCTGTAAATTCTGGCAAGAGTACATCATGCTCTGATAATTGGTCTGACGGATAGTAATCAGAGATTTCTCCGCTTCTTTGGCAATTTCTGGCAGACTATCCCCAATTTCCAACCGGGTCCAGAGTCTTAAAAATAAAGCCCATACTCCATAGATCACATCCCCGACAGACCGGCAAATAGAGTAAGAGCGATCATAGAGAGCCAGATTAGTCCTGAAGGGTTTCCGGTACGGATTGACGGCATTACAAAACAAATTGATTACCTTGCCGCCAAAGATGGGAGTCTTAGATTTGTCCAGTAGTTTTAAAGCGACTTCCCCAAATTCATACCCAGTTTGATAGTAGTTTTGTAGCGCCAGCATCAATCCGTAAGACGAGTAAGCAAAGGCGGAGGTTTCCGCATAACCAAAGGTTAAGGAAAGCCTGGTCATAGTTAACACACACCAGACATTATAATTGAGGTAACCACCGCCAAATGAAGCCCCCCAAAAGCTGGCTAACAGGGTCATGCAAACCTGTTTTTCTGGGTTTTCCATCGGGGGTCGGTGCAGGAGGTCCGCAATATTAACTTCCCTCAAATTAGCTTGAACTTCCTGCATTTGGATATTGATCGCCGTTTGCAATTCCTCCTCGGTTTCCGGCACCTCTAACCCCATCAGCTTCATCCCCGCTAATCCTGCTTGGATCGATTCATAAAATCGCTCTTGGGTATTCGTCAGCAGCACAATCATGTTATAAATTTCAGCCCGGTCAAATTTATCAATGACTCGTTCTAATAGGAGGTTAAATAGCGCGTCAGACCCCTGAAAGTTCCCGGCTAAATACTCACATTCCGCGAGTTCCCGATAAATGGAAAACGTCAGGTTGTAAGCCGTATCCCAAGCCATTTCCGGCAACAGAGACCGGGCAATATTCAAATGCTTAACCGCCGCTTGGTAC includes:
- a CDS encoding AAA family ATPase — its product is MLFFTGYEILEELHERTQTIVCRGRKEGQMQTEILKFLKTEYPTPTEIAKFRHQYEVVKSVDIPGIVKPLSLKSWGRGLVFIMEDAGPLSVEQLLFTQNINLETFFKIAIPVTKSLGEIHKKSIIHLDIKPQNIVVNLDPFRVTLIDFGISTRLERSHQTLSNPNLLEGTLAYISPEQTGRMNRSIDYRTDFYSLGVTFYQMLTGELPFLTQDPVEMVHSHIAKQPIPPHQVNPEIPPVVSAIVMKLLSKTAEERYQSGYGLTYDLEKCWKQWQETGQIEWFTLGEQDISDKFQISQKLYGREAEIAALMAAFGRVSRTGESAENPDTHSTVIELMLVSGFSGIGKSVIVQEIHKPIAQQRGYFISGKFDQFNRDIPYQSLIQAFQNLIRQILTETPERLARWQQRIVEALGTEGAVITDVIPELELLIGEQPPVPELPPTETQNRFNLLFQKFIAVFAQKEHTLVLFLDDLQWVDLASLKLIQRLATASESQALLIIGAYRDNEVDVAHPLISAVEQMEEQGAIINRIELQPLKLEDINELIADTLHCSVTKSLPLAELIDQKTQGNPFFINQLLKSLYDSSLLTFHFPDGKGRGAWSWEMDQIQAVGMTDNVVELMTQKIQKLAPTVQESLKIAACIGNSFDLKTLAVVREQSQITVARDMWPAVREGFIFSSKNYSFLPESSEETAASLQDSDFSIEYKFLHDRVQQAAYSLIPESERSNTHLQIGQLLLSHTGSEELESKIFDIVTHLNTGRDSIVDPEFKLEIARLNSVAGKKAKASTAYQAAVKHLNIARSLLPEMAWDTAYNLTFSIYRELAECEYLAGNFQGSDALFNLLLERVIDKFDRAEIYNMIVLLTNTQERFYESIQAGLAGMKLMGLEVPETEEELQTAINIQMQEVQANLREVNIADLLHRPPMENPEKQVCMTLLASFWGASFGGGYLNYNVWCVLTMTRLSLTFGYAETSAFAYSSYGLMLALQNYYQTGYEFGEVALKLLDKSKTPIFGGKVINLFCNAVNPYRKPFRTNLALYDRSYSICRSVGDVIYGVWALFLRLWTRLEIGDSLPEIAKEAEKSLITIRQTNYQSMMYSCQNLQHVINQFQGIEDEFDEAEALRLWREGNLISWLNWYYYLKTQVLYTFERYEEALSICQEADPLFSGNLGFFYQTKHRFYYGLVLAAVYPTASETEQQEYWTLLEKQQQQLKVWAENCPENYQDKFLLVSAEIARISGKELEAMELYRQAIAQAKESGFTQNEALANELAAQFYFHKGWDEVGKVYIREAAYNYTKWGADAKVQQLETKYPKFLRRAGQSGSPIDSFQTVNSTTGSSRGSSLDLFTVMKASEAFSSEIVLSKMLEKLILILQENAGASKAFLILKTEERLTVEAAVVSGEKRMILQSIPVEECQEISSAIVNYVAKTQSDVVLNNATREGLFTQDPYILEHQPKSVLCTTIRHQGKLTGILYFENNLTTDAFTGDRLEVLQVLASQAAISLENALLYRTLEQKVEERTAELAQANEEITILNDRLKADNVRMAAELDVTRRLQQMILPKQAELNAISGLEIAGFMEPAEEVGGDYYDVLQYQDRVKIGIGDVTGHGLESGVLMIMAQTVVRSLLEGNFTNPQEFLDVLNRTVYHNARRMNCDKTMTLALLDYADGVLQISGQHEEVLVVRSGGTVERIDTLDLGFPIAMVEEMAEFVTTARVELNPGDVVVLYTDGITEAWNLDKQEYGLERLIEVVQQNCHKSADDIQQAVIADVKGYIGQQKVYDDITLLVLKQKAGD
- a CDS encoding AAA family ATPase produces the protein MLSFAGYEILEEIHESNHTIVCRGRKEGQVQTEILKFLKTEYPTPTEIAKFRHQYEIVKPLDIPGIVKPLHLETWGRGLVLTMEDAGPWSGEQLLSTQNLDLETFFKIAIPVTKSLGEIHKQSIIHLDIKPQNIVVNFDPFRVTLIDFGISTRLERSHQTLSNPNLLEGTLPYISPEQTGRMNRSIDYRTDFYSLGVTFYQLLTGELPFPTTDPVEMVHAHIAKQPIPPHQVNPEIPNAVSSIVMKLLSKTAEERYQSAYGLSYDLEKSWTQWRETGEIEWFSPGEQDTSEKFQISQKLYGREAEIAALMAAFARVSGTSPSAATPETAGTGIELMLVSGFSGIGKSVIVQEIHKPIAQQRGYFISGKFDQFNRDIPYQSLIQAFQNLIRQILTETPERLARWQQRIIEALGTEGQVITDVIPELELLIGEQPPVPELPPTETQNRFNLLFQKFIAVFAQKEHTLVLFLDDLQWVDLASLKLIQRLATASESQALLIIGAYRDNEVDAAHPLTSAIEQMEEQGAIINEIELQPLKLEHINELIADTLHCSAKKSLPLAELIAQKTQGNPFFINQLLKSLYDHHLLTFHYGESKGAWSWEMDQIQAVGMTDNVVELMTQKIQKLAPMVQESLKIAACIGNSFDLKTLAVVREQSQITVARDLWPAVREGFIFSSKNYSFLPESSEETAASLEDSDFSIEYKFLHDRVQQAAYSLIPESERSNTHLQIGQLLLSHTGSDELESKIFDIVTHLNAGRESIVDPEFKLEIARLNSLAGKKAKDSTAYQAAVKHLTISRSLLPETAWETAYKITFPLYRELAECEYLAGNFQESDELFSILLERVVDKFDRAEIYNLLVLLTMIQEQFLESVQAGLAGMKLMGLEGPETEEELQTAIGIQMQEVQANLTGVNIAELLHRPPMEDPEKQVCMTLLGNLWGSAFGGGYINYNVWSMLTMTRLSLTFGRAETTAFGYSAYGLMLALQNNYQTGYEFGELALKLLDKSKISMFGGKVINLFCNGVNPYRKPFRTNLALYDRSYLICRSVGDIIYGAWALFLKLWTRLEIGDSLPEVVKEADKFVLIIRQTNYQSLLYACLNLQHVINQFQGIEDEFDEVEGLRLWREGNLVSGVNWYFYLKTQFLYTFERYEEALVVCQEADPLVPGNFGFFYQTKHRFYYGLVLAAVYSTASKTKQEEYWTLLEKQQQQLQIWTENCPENYQDKLLLVSAEMARLSGKELEAMELYRQAIAQAKASGFTQNEALANELAAQFYFRKGWDEVGKVYIREAAYNYTKWGASAKVQQLETKYPKFLRRGGPSGSSMDSFQTVNSTTGSSRGSSLDLFTVMKASEAFSSEIVLSKMLEKLIHILQENAGASKAFLILQTEDQLTVEAAVVSGEKRIVLQSIPVEECQDISSAIVNYVAKTQSDVVLNNATREGLFTQDPYILEHQPKSVLCTTIRHQGKLTGILYFENNLTTDAFTSDRLEVLQVLASQAAISLENALLYRTLEQKVEERTAELAQANEEITILNDRLKADNVRMAAELDVTRRLQQMILPKQAELNAISGLEIAGFMEPAEEVGGDYYDVLQYQDRVKIGIGDVTGHGLESGVLMIMAQTVVRSLLEGNFTNPQEFLDVLNRTVYHNARRMNCDKTMTLALLDYADGVLQISGQHEEVLVVRSGGTVERIDTLDLGFPIAMVEEMAEFVTTARVELNPGDVVVLYTDGITEAWNLDKQEYGLERLIEVVQQNCHKSADDIQQAVIADVKGYIGQQKVYDDITLLVLKQKAGD